In the Mya arenaria isolate MELC-2E11 chromosome 11, ASM2691426v1 genome, one interval contains:
- the LOC128208104 gene encoding uncharacterized protein DDB_G0271670-like encodes SSSSSSSSSSSSCSSSSSSSSSRSSSSSSSSSSSSSSSSSKSSSSSSSSSSNSSSSNSSSSSSSSSSSSSSSRSSSSSSSSSSSSSSSSSSSSSSSSSSSSSSSSSSSRSSSSSSSSSSSSSSSSSSSSSSSSSSSSCSSSSSSSSSSSSSSSSCSSCSSSSSSSSSSSSSSSSSSSSSSSSSSSSSSNSSSSSNSSSSSSSSNSTSSSSTSSSSSSSSS; translated from the exons agtagtagtagtagtagtagtagtagtagtagtagttgtagtagtagtagtagtagtagtagtagtagaagtagtagtagtagtagtagtagtagtagtagtagcagcagcagcagcagcaagagcagcagcagcagcagcagcagcagcagcaacagtagtagtagcaacagtagtagtagtagtagcagcagcagcagcagcagcagcagtagtagaagtagtagtagtagtagtagtagtagtagtagtagtagtagtagtagtagtagtagtagtagtagtagtagcagtagcagtagcagtagcagtagcagtagcagtcgtagtagtagtagtagtagtagtagtagtagtagtagtagtagtagtagtagtagtagtagtagtagtagtagtagtagtagtagttgtagtagtagtagtagtagtagtagtagtagtagtagtagtagtagtagttgtagtagttgtagtagtagtagtagtagtagtagtagtagtagtagtagtagtagtagtagtagtagtagtagtagtagtagtagtagtagtagtagtagtaatagtagtagtagtagtaatagtagtagtagtagtagtagtagtaa tagcactAGCAGTAgcagtactagtagtagtagtagtagtagtagtagt
- the LOC128208103 gene encoding uncharacterized protein DDB_G0271670-like gives SSSSSSSSSSSSSSSSSRSSSSSSSSSSSSSSSSSSSSSSSSSSSSSSSSSSSSSSCSSSSSSSSSSSSSSCSSCSSSSSSSSSSSSSSSSSSSSSSSSSSSSSSSNSSSSSNSSSSSSSSKYSSSSSSSSSSSSSSSSSSSSSSSSSSSSSSSSSSSSSSSSFSSSSSSSSSSSSSSSSSSSSSSSSSSSSSSSSSSSSSSSSSSSSNSSSSNSSSSSS, from the exons agtagtagtagtagtagcagtagcagtagcagtagcagtagcagtagcagtcgtagtagtagtagtagtagtagtagtagtagtagtagtagtagtagtagtagtagtagtagtagtagtagtagtagtagtagtagtagtagtagtagtagtagtagtagtagtagttgtagtagtagtagtagtagtagtagtagtagtagtagtagtagttgtagtagttgtagtagtagtagtagtagtagcagtagtagtagtagtagtagtagtagtagtagtagtagtagtagtagtagtagtagtagtagtagtagtagtaatagtagtagtagtagtaatagtagtagtagtagtagtagtagtaagta tagtagtagtagtagtagtagtagtagtagtagtagtagtagtagtagtagtagtagtagtagtagtagtagtagtagtagtagtagtagtagtagtagtagtagtagtagtagtagtagttttagtagtagtagtagtagtagtagtagtagtagtagtagtagtagtagtagtagtagtagtagtagtagtagtagtagcagcagcagcagcagcagcagcagcagcagcagcagcagcagcagcagcagcagcaacagtagtagtagcaacagtagtagtagtagtagc